In Desulfobacterales bacterium, the following are encoded in one genomic region:
- the gap gene encoding type I glyceraldehyde-3-phosphate dehydrogenase: MTIRVGINGFGRIGRSIFRAQDMDAAFADVEIVAINDLTDNRSIAHLLQYDSVMGIFQQQVREDERGITVNGRRVEVFNHRQPRDIPWGDLGVDYVIESTGRFTEKDKAHAHIEAGAAKVVISAPARGEIKTIVMGVNEDEYDPTEHHVVSNASCTTNCLAPMVRVILDRFGIKRGLMTTVHSYTNDQRILDFAHSDPRRARAAALSIIPTKTGAATALALVIPELKGKFDGLSVRVPTPNVSLVDAVMEVERETTPAEINRALKEATNRYLGYSDEPLVSIDYQGNPHSSVVDGLSTKVVGTTVKVLTWYDNEWGYSNRVLDLILHMEANKAL; encoded by the coding sequence ATGACAATTCGAGTCGGAATCAACGGGTTCGGCAGGATCGGCAGAAGCATTTTCCGGGCCCAGGACATGGATGCGGCCTTTGCCGATGTCGAAATCGTGGCCATTAACGATCTCACCGACAATCGAAGCATTGCCCATCTTCTCCAGTATGATTCAGTGATGGGCATCTTCCAGCAACAGGTCCGGGAGGACGAACGCGGCATCACCGTGAACGGACGCCGGGTGGAAGTCTTCAACCACCGGCAGCCGCGGGACATCCCCTGGGGTGATCTGGGGGTGGACTATGTGATCGAGTCCACCGGCCGGTTCACCGAAAAAGACAAGGCCCACGCCCATATCGAGGCCGGGGCCGCCAAGGTGGTGATCTCGGCGCCGGCCAGGGGCGAGATCAAGACCATTGTCATGGGGGTGAACGAGGACGAATACGATCCCACTGAACACCATGTGGTTTCCAACGCCTCCTGCACCACCAACTGCCTGGCGCCCATGGTCCGGGTGATCCTCGACCGGTTCGGGATCAAGCGGGGACTGATGACCACGGTGCATTCCTATACCAATGATCAGCGCATCCTTGATTTTGCCCACAGCGATCCGCGCCGGGCCCGGGCCGCGGCCCTGTCGATAATCCCCACCAAAACCGGGGCCGCCACCGCCCTGGCCCTGGTGATCCCGGAACTGAAGGGCAAGTTCGACGGGCTCTCGGTCCGGGTGCCCACCCCCAACGTCTCGCTGGTTGACGCGGTGATGGAGGTGGAACGGGAGACCACCCCGGCGGAGATCAACCGGGCCCTCAAGGAGGCGACCAACCGCTACCTCGGCTATTCCGACGAACCGCTGGTCTCCATCGACTACCAGGGCAACCCCCACTCATCGGTGGTTGACGGCCTGTCCACCAAGGTGGTCGGCACCACGGTCAAGGTACTCACCTGGTATGACAACGAATGGGGCTATTCCAACCGGGTCCTGGACCTGATCCTGCACATGGAGGCCAACAAAGCGCTGTAA
- a CDS encoding glycogen/starch synthase, producing the protein MATNKQIEKIHNIWLVTREYAGLAGAGGVKDVCRQLAEALARTRRRISVVLPCYGFMDPEALGFIETDRFQVDMNYALKERREEVSIHQQELNRVRIFLVDSERYREKRGIYTYTADEEAAIPWHKQGTAYFDYFAMNVLLQKSGLALMVRLGEKPGVIHCQDGHTAILPAMMHEMEGFRHYFRGTGAVVTIHNAGVGYHQEVEDLPFARAICGLPEQVVMDNLLADRFDPLLVASRYAVLNTVSENYARELQETEDDMLTGWLGRRLLADGVVLAGITNGINPADFDPRHPEKLGLAAAFAPGRGDLKGKKLCKKALLADINARRISGVIQVGSLAVDPLQPLFTMVGRLTSQKGVDILIDALRILLGRDKDFQVLLLGSGARELELALDQLALAPATANRICVLHGYDPGLANQVYAAGDFLLIPSRYEPCGLTDYVAQLAGNLPIVRHTGGLVKVIDGVTGLAYSEHSPRALLETMERALTLFREQPAKLAGMQVAAIRTINRHYTWTKVRNRYLELYRTAVEMTGDGGRKTEDGRRKTEDGRQRTEDRGQRTED; encoded by the coding sequence ATGGCTACCAATAAACAAATCGAAAAAATACATAACATCTGGCTGGTCACCCGGGAGTATGCCGGACTGGCCGGCGCCGGCGGGGTCAAGGACGTGTGCCGGCAACTGGCCGAGGCCCTGGCCCGGACCCGGCGCAGGATATCGGTGGTCCTGCCCTGTTATGGATTCATGGATCCCGAGGCCCTCGGCTTTATTGAAACCGACCGGTTCCAGGTGGACATGAACTACGCCCTCAAGGAGCGGCGGGAAGAGGTCTCCATCCACCAGCAAGAGCTGAACCGGGTCAGGATCTTTCTGGTTGACAGCGAACGGTACCGGGAAAAAAGGGGAATCTACACCTATACCGCCGACGAAGAGGCGGCCATCCCCTGGCACAAACAGGGCACTGCCTATTTCGACTATTTCGCCATGAACGTACTCCTGCAGAAGAGCGGGCTGGCGCTCATGGTCCGGCTGGGCGAAAAACCAGGGGTGATCCATTGCCAGGACGGCCACACCGCCATCCTGCCGGCGATGATGCACGAGATGGAAGGGTTCCGCCACTATTTCCGCGGAACCGGCGCCGTGGTCACCATCCACAATGCCGGGGTCGGCTACCACCAGGAGGTGGAAGACCTGCCCTTTGCCCGGGCCATCTGCGGTCTGCCCGAGCAGGTGGTAATGGATAATCTGCTGGCCGACCGTTTCGATCCCTTGCTCGTTGCCTCACGCTACGCAGTACTGAACACGGTAAGCGAGAACTATGCCCGGGAACTGCAGGAGACCGAGGACGACATGCTCACCGGCTGGCTGGGCCGGCGGCTGCTGGCGGACGGGGTCGTCCTGGCCGGAATCACCAACGGGATCAACCCGGCGGATTTCGATCCCCGCCATCCGGAAAAACTGGGGCTGGCCGCTGCCTTTGCCCCGGGCCGGGGCGATTTAAAGGGCAAGAAGCTGTGCAAGAAGGCGTTACTGGCCGACATCAATGCCAGGCGAATCAGCGGGGTGATCCAGGTCGGGAGCCTGGCCGTTGACCCTCTTCAGCCCCTGTTCACCATGGTCGGCCGTTTGACCTCCCAGAAGGGCGTGGACATCCTGATTGATGCCCTGAGGATACTCCTTGGCCGGGACAAAGACTTTCAGGTCCTGCTGCTGGGCTCCGGGGCCCGGGAACTGGAGCTGGCCCTTGATCAGCTGGCCCTGGCCCCGGCCACTGCCAACCGGATCTGTGTTCTGCACGGCTATGACCCCGGCCTGGCCAACCAGGTCTATGCGGCCGGCGATTTCCTTCTTATCCCTTCCCGGTATGAGCCCTGCGGCCTTACCGATTATGTGGCCCAACTGGCCGGCAACCTCCCCATTGTCCGCCATACCGGCGGCCTGGTCAAGGTGATTGACGGGGTCACCGGCCTGGCCTATAGCGAACACTCGCCCCGGGCCCTGCTGGAGACCATGGAACGGGCCCTCACCCTCTTCCGGGAGCAGCCGGCAAAACTTGCCGGGATGCAGGTCGCGGCGATCCGGACGATCAACCGCCACTACACCTGGACCAAGGTGCGGAACCGCTACCTGGAGTTGTACCGGACCGCCGTGGAAATGACCGGGGACGGAGGACGGAAGACAGAGGACGGAAGACGGAAGACAGAAGACGGAAGACAGAGGACAGAGGACAGAGGACAGAGGACTGAAGACTGA